In Drosophila nasuta strain 15112-1781.00 chromosome 2R, ASM2355853v1, whole genome shotgun sequence, a single genomic region encodes these proteins:
- the LOC132786545 gene encoding uncharacterized protein LOC132786545: MQAHHAMPDFRCRNNCHHKECQRHAPLGIIDQHTQCKCLGEVNASSIFLENVLDLANTLAQIMIICGLHECKAKSTVDIITYAFLHYDQVCYCIDTVPKKRLRKEDLFHELGKKSLMNKVEAHLAYSIIKRGFKAFYYEPKEELTYDDQGRPSYNDECVWVHAARKSAESFARFDGLSCSEQMAYEAKIKVAFKKYYDRMQTRKRQPEGDDCNCCFCAKKRGHLVYAKEPVPCSTKRKPKHVCPYCCKKKQKQQYTHPARQQPKCPKCHKARKFCCCAKMDFNLQWVKSIWDRPDFNQYYKNEIAEIEERLVKGSCWLPPEPLAADGADGEEVEEEEFVPADTQLALAGKSAAALPQDEEEVPEVPATETVGDGQDEVKPAED; this comes from the coding sequence ATGCAGGCGCATCATGCCATGCCAGATTTCCGATGCCGGAATAACTGCCATCACAAGGAATGTCAGCGTCATGCGCCGCTCGGCATCATCGATCAGCATACGCAATGCAAGTGCCTGGGCGAGGTGAATGCCTCATCGATATTCCTGGAGAATGTACTTGACTTGGCCAACACATTGGCCCAGATTATGATCATCTGTGGATTGCACGAGTGCAAAGCCAAGTCCACCGTCGACATTATAACCTACGCCTTTCTGCACTACGATCAGGTTTGCTATTGCATCGACACGGTGCCCAAGAAGCGTTTGCGCAAAGAGGATTTGTTTCACGAGCTGGGCAAGAAGTCGCTGATGAACAAGGTCGAAGCACATCTGGCCTATAGTATCATCAAACGTGGCTTCAAGGCCTTCTACTACGAGCCCAAGGAGGAGCTGACCTACGATGATCAGGGCAGGCCCAGCTACAATGATGAATGTGTCTGGGTGCATGCGGCCCGCAAGTCAGCCGAAAGTTTTGCTCGCTTTGATGGACTCTCGTGCAGCGAACAGATGGCATACGAGGCCAAGATTAAGGTGGCATTCAAGAAGTACTACGATCGCATGCAGACGCGTAAACGTCAGCCAGAGGGCGATGATTGCAACTGTTGTTTCTGTGCCAAGAAGCGCGGACATTTGGTCTATGCCAAGGAGCCGGTGCCTTGCAGCACCAAACGCAAGCCGAAGCACGTCTGCCCCTATTGTTGCaagaagaaacagaaacaacagtACACTCATCCAGCCCGCCAACAGCCCAAGTGTCCCAAGTGCCATAAGGCACGCAAATTCTGCTGTTGCGCCAAAATGGACTTCAATCTGCAGTGGGTAAAGAGCATCTGGGACCGACCCGATTTCAATCAGTATTACAAGAACGAAATTGCCGAGATCGAAGAGCGTTTGGTCAAGGGTTCGTGCTGGTTGCCACCCGAACCTCTGGCAGCGGATGGTGCCGATGGCGAAGAAGTCGAAGAGGAGGAATTTGTGCCTGCGGATACTCAACTGGCCTTGGCTGGCAAGAGTGCGGCCGCATTGCCGCAGGACGAAGAGGAAGTGCCCGAGGTGCCAGCCACAGAAACTGTCGGCGATGGTCAAGATGAGGTGAAACCCGCAGAGGATTAA